Proteins encoded together in one Pontiella desulfatans window:
- a CDS encoding glycosyltransferase family 4 protein: MSTRGCIARLTSRSPICFEGVYHHWDSYPSGLGRMLYQLWNQDFQRDTQAMLRTLIDAHGAGWSTIVGCRFKDGQSDADESRSPSCYCHGGRSESAWRVTEKNASGSGIEYVYAFDGDTMVVLGSFIEEGQKMIGMFGSGDPNASWRILAEINLLGREPDWEALDGGILIYPVQMKPQRRKSR, encoded by the coding sequence ATGTCTACAAGAGGTTGTATTGCACGATTGACCAGCAGGTCGCCGATTTGTTTCGAGGGGGTCTACCATCACTGGGACAGCTACCCGTCCGGCCTGGGACGCATGCTCTACCAGCTCTGGAACCAGGACTTCCAACGCGATACGCAGGCTATGCTTCGGACATTGATCGATGCACATGGAGCGGGTTGGAGCACAATCGTCGGATGTCGGTTCAAAGACGGGCAGAGCGACGCTGATGAGTCTAGGTCGCCAAGTTGCTACTGCCACGGCGGCCGGAGCGAAAGCGCTTGGCGGGTTACCGAGAAGAACGCCTCCGGCAGCGGCATTGAGTACGTGTATGCCTTCGACGGCGACACGATGGTGGTGCTCGGATCTTTCATCGAGGAGGGTCAGAAAATGATCGGCATGTTCGGAAGCGGCGACCCCAACGCCTCCTGGCGGATCTTGGCTGAGATCAACCTCCTTGGCAGGGAGCCGGACTGGGAGGCGCTGGATGGGGGCATATTGATCTACCCGGTGCAGATGAAACCGCAGCGGCGAAAAAGCCGCTAA
- a CDS encoding helix-turn-helix domain-containing protein, which translates to MSGSGSNKIGKAIKAQRTTLGLSQKNLAVQAETTESAVSHIERGIRKPSAEMLARLAGALGCSVDHLLAGVVPTSKQSLYMQRVLHAMESMPPRMQEQVADFCDFLRQKKQSKRS; encoded by the coding sequence ATGAGTGGTTCAGGATCCAACAAAATAGGCAAGGCGATCAAGGCACAGCGGACAACGCTCGGGCTGTCTCAGAAAAATCTGGCAGTCCAGGCAGAGACCACGGAGTCCGCGGTCTCCCACATCGAACGGGGCATACGGAAGCCTTCGGCCGAGATGCTTGCCCGGCTGGCCGGTGCCCTGGGGTGTTCCGTGGATCATCTTCTCGCGGGTGTGGTTCCAACCTCAAAACAGAGCCTCTACATGCAACGAGTCCTCCATGCCATGGAATCCATGCCTCCCAGGATGCAGGAGCAGGTGGCGGATTTCTGTGACTTCCTGCGCCAGAAAAAACAGTCCAAGCGTTCGTAA
- a CDS encoding Cdc6/Cdc18 family protein, whose product MESNIQQRIWAEIEQATENSVVVNQDYLDDEQLTRQRQFEVLSEIFNMNIRSQEIRTISNHFSPVFRGGHPNHLGLGGKTGTGKTITILWFLAQVAQLCKERDIPFRQVHLDFCCPVPCFRALNTLACLLDASKAYRKGISLEELMVRIERKLASLRGFLVIFIDEADNVRTDFNTFYQFLIKRLPQRISAKLILVFASNRLNWMENLDPRVKSCLKLREMIFQPYDADSLHRILEIRVKKAMRSDRIEEGVIPKIAALASQQHGDARKAVNLLRRSAELAEEDRTPISLETIGRAYEEIERDKYVDMIRGSPKQLQAALYAALTGKPKGGRVLHTGDAYLVYERFCAESGLRPVTQRAFSDLLCELDMYGYLRARTVSRGRYGRSKDIHVTLAPNIHKRLLHVIRSNFDLDSGVSYA is encoded by the coding sequence GTGGAAAGCAATATACAACAACGCATATGGGCTGAAATAGAGCAGGCAACAGAGAATTCGGTTGTCGTCAATCAGGACTACTTGGACGACGAGCAGCTTACGCGCCAGCGCCAATTCGAAGTCCTGAGCGAAATATTTAATATGAACATCCGGAGCCAGGAGATCCGGACGATCAGCAACCACTTCTCTCCTGTTTTTCGGGGCGGGCATCCCAACCACCTTGGACTTGGCGGCAAGACCGGCACGGGGAAGACCATCACGATTCTCTGGTTCCTTGCCCAGGTGGCCCAGCTCTGCAAAGAGCGGGACATTCCATTCCGGCAGGTGCATCTGGATTTTTGCTGCCCGGTTCCGTGTTTTCGTGCGCTCAACACATTGGCCTGTCTGCTGGATGCCAGCAAGGCCTACCGCAAAGGCATCAGCCTCGAAGAACTGATGGTTCGAATTGAGCGGAAGCTGGCTTCGCTACGGGGATTTCTGGTGATCTTCATCGATGAGGCGGACAATGTCCGAACCGATTTCAACACCTTCTATCAGTTCCTCATCAAGCGGCTTCCACAGCGAATATCGGCCAAGCTGATCTTGGTCTTTGCCTCCAACCGGCTGAATTGGATGGAGAACCTCGATCCCCGAGTAAAAAGCTGCCTAAAGCTGCGTGAGATGATCTTCCAGCCCTACGACGCAGACAGTCTGCACAGGATACTGGAAATCCGGGTCAAGAAGGCGATGCGTTCTGATCGAATTGAAGAAGGGGTGATTCCCAAGATCGCGGCGTTGGCCTCCCAGCAGCATGGCGATGCCCGGAAAGCGGTCAATCTGCTACGGCGTTCCGCGGAGTTGGCGGAGGAGGATCGGACTCCGATCTCTCTTGAGACCATTGGTCGCGCATATGAAGAAATCGAACGTGACAAGTACGTGGATATGATCCGGGGCAGCCCAAAGCAGCTTCAGGCCGCGCTCTATGCAGCGCTGACGGGCAAACCAAAGGGCGGGCGCGTCCTTCACACCGGTGATGCATATTTGGTCTACGAGCGATTCTGTGCAGAGTCCGGGCTTCGACCGGTAACCCAGCGGGCGTTCAGCGATCTGCTATGCGAACTGGATATGTATGGATACTTGAGGGCACGGACCGTATCCCGAGGTCGCTATGGCCGAAGCAAGGACATCCACGTGACCTTGGCTCCCAACATTCACAAACGGCTTCTTCATGTTATCAGGAGCAATTTCGATCTGGATTCCGGGGTGAGCTACGCATGA
- a CDS encoding coiled-coil domain-containing protein, whose protein sequence is MSRDPFDGVLDPFAWWDISATYEKYSGFFDLVIYCTIFIALAHVIFTKRFSGRAGKAMATAIGLALGISLTLAEQQFGMNLRQAGPIAVFIAMLLVGFLILHVLIRVHVSWKLAVPLTYILMYLFVRAMSPALWRAITDRVPFIGLLSAIIFLICVWQLGVAIWPKSSGHHAAKDSDSAFIATLDRKHEDREVKVEKRIKRKLVPEVRRETKRIERNLKGLLRELKRDPPRWQAIERALSDIGHGSDDVLKAIDRIRTLDRRLRNFDWHELQQLSSYYRDLNENDKERLKEQILLERRKIVQEHAIVELAERCEHRHQQIRQGLDQASRACSIEDRDGAAHSISKAIQLEEQQKSDLDQLKCAEKKLLQLTRLKIKKEKG, encoded by the coding sequence ATGAGCCGTGATCCATTTGATGGCGTACTCGATCCCTTCGCATGGTGGGACATATCGGCCACCTATGAAAAATATTCCGGCTTTTTCGATCTGGTCATCTATTGCACGATCTTCATTGCCCTGGCTCACGTTATATTCACGAAGCGGTTTAGCGGACGCGCCGGAAAAGCCATGGCCACCGCTATTGGTCTGGCTTTGGGTATTTCATTGACCCTGGCAGAGCAACAGTTCGGCATGAACCTGCGCCAGGCGGGTCCTATCGCCGTCTTCATTGCGATGCTTCTTGTCGGATTCCTGATACTGCATGTCCTGATCCGGGTGCATGTCAGCTGGAAGCTGGCGGTTCCGTTGACCTATATACTCATGTATCTTTTTGTCCGAGCAATGAGCCCGGCCTTGTGGCGGGCGATTACCGACCGTGTTCCATTCATCGGTCTGCTGTCCGCTATCATCTTTCTCATCTGTGTCTGGCAACTGGGCGTGGCGATCTGGCCCAAGAGTAGTGGTCACCATGCAGCCAAGGACTCGGACTCGGCCTTCATCGCGACCTTGGACCGCAAACATGAGGATCGGGAGGTAAAGGTTGAGAAGCGTATTAAGCGGAAGCTGGTTCCTGAAGTTAGACGCGAAACGAAACGGATCGAGAGGAACCTGAAGGGTCTTTTGCGGGAACTGAAGCGCGACCCACCACGATGGCAAGCCATCGAACGCGCGCTATCCGATATCGGCCACGGTTCCGACGACGTGCTGAAGGCCATCGACCGTATTCGCACCCTGGACCGCCGCTTGAGAAATTTTGATTGGCATGAGCTGCAACAGCTCAGCAGCTACTACCGTGATTTGAACGAGAACGACAAGGAACGATTGAAAGAACAGATTCTGCTGGAGCGCCGAAAGATCGTCCAGGAGCATGCAATCGTGGAGCTCGCGGAGCGATGCGAACATCGTCATCAGCAGATCCGCCAAGGCCTGGACCAGGCATCCCGGGCATGTTCAATTGAAGACCGCGATGGTGCGGCACATAGTATTTCAAAGGCAATTCAGCTCGAAGAACAGCAAAAAAGCGACCTGGATCAACTCAAGTGCGCGGAAAAAAAGTTGCTGCAGCTGACACGCCTGAAAATCAAAAAAGAAAAAGGATGA
- a CDS encoding tyrosine-type recombinase/integrase, whose product MTTGKQGSAGRAKRGMGRLYIRSRDKRDFPAGTPGVNGGVYWIEYQKPTGKTDPVTEKPIKNKKREKLLDEDGNPITTLKKARIAQEKLMAQYVTGDRVGLLKAELQRVEARHLSVIEDADPPLTVEDAWSCFKDHPALDCGSTMLYNYHGHWNQFVGWLTSYDSEVVYMRDIDRKAAFEYARLLGRKAASGTYNKHINFLKLIYYVMKEEIRGDVSPFADLTTKSLSKAKAKARAKEHTRRDLTEEELVMVLDRAEGDFQTLFMLGAYTGLRLGDCCTLKWDECLLDMPMIKRVPSKTQSEAVKIGIPPRLVRRLLETPKSKRRGYVLPECAADYNYVSEKGKNTHRTRITNRIQNHFVSCGIQIHADGTGYKVEPDPENKGKYIKVYTGEKAVVAVGFHSLRHTFISMQANKGTSQIIVQKIAGHGSSAMTGLYAHVSDDAAKRATLYIGDDVKDAEAEVITDPLPRWVRDKLEAMTEKNWKQLKEELLQR is encoded by the coding sequence ATGACCACCGGGAAGCAAGGCAGTGCAGGCCGCGCCAAGCGCGGGATGGGGCGGTTATATATTCGCTCAAGAGATAAACGTGATTTTCCCGCAGGAACTCCGGGGGTCAATGGTGGAGTTTACTGGATCGAGTATCAGAAACCAACCGGCAAGACAGACCCGGTTACAGAGAAACCCATTAAAAATAAAAAGCGGGAGAAGCTTCTGGATGAGGATGGAAATCCGATCACGACGCTTAAAAAAGCCCGTATTGCTCAGGAGAAACTCATGGCGCAGTATGTCACGGGTGACAGGGTCGGGCTCCTTAAGGCTGAACTGCAAAGGGTCGAGGCCAGGCATCTATCCGTAATAGAAGATGCAGACCCACCTTTGACTGTCGAGGACGCGTGGAGCTGCTTTAAGGATCATCCCGCATTGGATTGCGGATCGACGATGCTCTACAACTACCACGGTCATTGGAATCAGTTTGTGGGGTGGTTGACGTCGTATGACTCAGAAGTTGTCTACATGCGAGATATCGATAGAAAGGCCGCATTTGAATATGCCAGATTGTTGGGTCGAAAAGCTGCCTCTGGCACCTACAACAAACACATCAATTTCCTTAAACTTATCTACTACGTGATGAAGGAAGAGATACGGGGTGATGTTTCGCCATTTGCCGACCTTACGACTAAGAGCTTATCGAAGGCCAAGGCGAAAGCCCGTGCCAAGGAGCATACACGCAGGGATTTGACCGAGGAGGAATTGGTGATGGTTCTTGATAGGGCAGAAGGGGATTTCCAGACATTGTTCATGCTTGGAGCTTATACGGGATTGCGCTTGGGAGATTGCTGCACATTGAAATGGGATGAGTGCCTGCTCGATATGCCAATGATCAAACGAGTTCCAAGTAAGACGCAGTCTGAAGCGGTGAAAATCGGCATACCTCCAAGATTGGTTCGTCGGTTGTTGGAAACCCCAAAGTCAAAACGGAGAGGTTATGTGCTGCCAGAGTGCGCTGCGGATTACAACTACGTTTCTGAAAAGGGGAAGAATACGCATCGCACCCGCATAACGAACCGGATTCAAAATCATTTCGTATCATGCGGTATACAGATCCATGCCGACGGTACTGGATACAAGGTCGAACCAGATCCCGAAAATAAAGGGAAGTACATCAAGGTGTATACAGGGGAAAAGGCCGTTGTTGCCGTCGGGTTTCACTCCCTTCGGCACACCTTCATATCCATGCAGGCGAACAAGGGGACGTCGCAGATTATCGTGCAGAAAATAGCAGGTCATGGAAGCTCGGCGATGACCGGTTTGTATGCCCATGTTTCGGACGATGCTGCAAAAAGAGCAACGCTGTATATTGGAGACGATGTGAAGGATGCCGAGGCTGAAGTCATCACAGATCCATTGCCTCGGTGGGTGCGGGATAAGCTCGAGGCTATGACCGAAAAAAACTGGAAGCAGCTTAAGGAGGAATTACTGCAAAGATAA
- a CDS encoding redox-sensing transcriptional repressor Rex — protein MNSNQEVIRRLSRYRNVMRKMKALGLVKVFSDNLADAIGVSPSLVRKDFSMFNLTGNKRGGYRIDELVTKLNVLLGKDRKQKIIIVGCGKLGQALMNHNGFPRVGIRVVAAFDSDPEVLDPEAPIPILHVKTIRDFIEENQIRVAALTVPEPAAQGMIDTLKKTCVKGVINFAPVSLKSSDDFLVHNMNIEQEIENLFYNIHFAETSLAKTGEK, from the coding sequence ATGAACTCGAACCAGGAAGTGATTAGGCGCCTTTCCAGATACCGCAACGTCATGCGCAAGATGAAAGCGCTCGGGCTCGTCAAGGTCTTCTCCGACAACTTGGCCGATGCCATCGGCGTTTCACCTTCGCTGGTGCGCAAGGACTTTTCCATGTTCAACCTCACCGGCAACAAGCGTGGCGGCTACCGCATCGACGAGCTCGTAACCAAGCTCAACGTGCTGCTCGGAAAAGACCGGAAGCAGAAAATCATCATCGTCGGATGCGGCAAGCTCGGGCAGGCGCTCATGAACCACAACGGCTTTCCGCGCGTCGGCATCCGCGTCGTCGCCGCGTTCGACTCCGATCCCGAGGTGCTCGATCCCGAAGCCCCCATCCCGATCCTGCATGTGAAAACGATCCGCGATTTCATCGAGGAAAACCAAATCCGCGTTGCCGCGCTCACCGTCCCCGAGCCCGCCGCGCAAGGCATGATCGACACCCTCAAGAAAACCTGCGTCAAAGGCGTCATCAATTTCGCCCCCGTCTCCCTCAAGAGTTCCGACGATTTCCTCGTCCACAACATGAACATTGAGCAGGAAATCGAAAATCTCTTCTACAACATCCACTTTGCCGAGACCAGTTTGGCGAAAACAGGCGAAAAATAG
- a CDS encoding NADH-quinone oxidoreductase subunit NuoE family protein: MTATAEKERLLTPEIDAFIGKWIDKPGNLIMVLHRVQEEFGFIPRQAAFEVAAALDIPVAKIYGVITFYHFFKLTKPGRNQIAVCMGTACYLKGGQDLIDECERKLGVGLNTVTEDGEFSVEAVRCIGCCGLAPVLTVNGEVFGCVETKQMGKIIDQFEGK, encoded by the coding sequence ATGACTGCAACTGCTGAGAAAGAAAGACTGCTGACACCGGAAATCGACGCTTTCATTGGAAAGTGGATCGACAAGCCGGGCAACCTAATCATGGTCCTTCACCGTGTTCAGGAAGAATTTGGCTTCATCCCGCGCCAAGCCGCGTTCGAAGTGGCCGCCGCCCTGGATATTCCGGTCGCGAAGATCTATGGCGTAATTACCTTCTACCACTTCTTTAAGCTAACGAAGCCGGGCAGGAACCAGATTGCGGTCTGCATGGGCACCGCCTGCTACCTTAAGGGTGGGCAGGATTTGATCGACGAGTGCGAGCGCAAGCTTGGCGTTGGCCTCAATACGGTTACCGAAGACGGCGAATTCTCCGTTGAAGCGGTTCGCTGCATCGGTTGCTGCGGCCTCGCCCCGGTTCTGACCGTCAACGGCGAAGTGTTCGGCTGCGTTGAAACCAAGCAGATGGGCAAGATCATCGACCAGTTTGAAGGGAAGTAG
- a CDS encoding ATP-binding protein, with protein sequence MHATICDLITDLVQNSIEASASEITLNVEETGTNLKVVIADNGKGMSAETLEKAKDPFWSDGLKHKHRKVGLGLPFLFQTSEMTGGTAGIESEEGVGTTVTFNLDPANVDLPMFGNFTTAAVTLMTYGFDGNLTIRRSLGGKEYEVSKHELIEALGDLNDLESLTLLKQFICSQEEELGTL encoded by the coding sequence ATGCATGCCACGATTTGCGATTTAATTACGGACTTGGTCCAAAACTCAATCGAGGCAAGCGCGAGTGAAATCACCCTTAACGTCGAGGAGACCGGAACCAATCTTAAAGTCGTGATTGCGGACAACGGAAAAGGAATGAGCGCCGAAACGCTGGAGAAGGCCAAAGATCCCTTTTGGTCGGACGGACTCAAGCATAAGCACCGCAAGGTAGGCCTGGGCCTCCCCTTCCTCTTCCAAACCTCGGAAATGACCGGGGGCACCGCGGGGATCGAATCGGAGGAAGGCGTTGGAACAACGGTGACCTTCAACCTCGATCCGGCGAATGTGGACTTGCCGATGTTCGGCAACTTCACCACGGCGGCGGTCACGCTGATGACCTATGGATTCGACGGGAACCTGACGATCAGACGAAGTTTAGGCGGAAAAGAATACGAAGTGAGCAAACATGAACTGATAGAGGCACTGGGCGATCTGAACGATCTGGAAAGCCTGACCCTGCTGAAGCAGTTCATCTGCTCACAAGAAGAGGAATTGGGAACTTTATAA
- a CDS encoding (2Fe-2S) ferredoxin domain-containing protein yields the protein MAKMTLEELRNLRESKKKEMTQRDSNDKSAQIIIGMGTCGIAAGAKEAFDAFLDELNSHEIKDTKITQTGCMGLCFSEPTVEVDVPGMPRVIYGNVDGKVARRIVREHIIEKSLVSDHIFDKPAVDIIK from the coding sequence ATGGCTAAAATGACACTTGAAGAACTGCGCAACCTGCGCGAATCAAAAAAGAAAGAGATGACCCAGCGCGACAGCAACGACAAGTCGGCGCAGATCATCATCGGAATGGGCACCTGCGGGATCGCGGCCGGCGCGAAGGAAGCATTCGATGCCTTCCTCGACGAGCTGAACAGCCACGAGATCAAGGATACCAAGATCACGCAGACCGGCTGCATGGGGCTTTGCTTCTCCGAGCCGACGGTTGAAGTGGATGTGCCGGGCATGCCGCGCGTCATCTACGGCAACGTCGATGGCAAGGTGGCTCGCCGCATCGTTCGCGAGCACATCATCGAGAAGTCGCTGGTTTCCGACCACATCTTCGACAAACCCGCAGTAGACATCATCAAATAG
- a CDS encoding NADH-quinone oxidoreductase subunit NuoF, with product MAYKNYILVCAGTACESSKGIALYDELEKELKAQGVETEAQLVKTGCFGFCEQGPIVKILPDESFYVKVGPDDAKKIVSEHIVKGRQVEELLYDKDQKGSSDNIDFYQKQQRIVLRNCGVINPEYIDEYIARDGYAALEKVVFEMSADEVIEELKAAGLRGRGGAGFPTGVKWGFTKNAVSDQKYIVCNADEGDPGAYMDRSTCEGDPHSVLEAMAIAGRTVGANQGFIYIRAEYPLAIERLNNAIDQAREYGLLGDNILGSDFSFDIELRLGAGAFVCGEETALLASIEGKRGMPIPRPPFPAVKGLWGKPTVINNVETWANIPMIILKGSAWFSNIGTETTKGTKVFALTGKINNSGLIEVPMGTTLREIIYDIGGGIRGGKKFKAAQTGGPSGGVITEEYLDTPIDYESLQSIGSMMGSGGMIVMDEDDCMIDVTKFYLEFTVDESCGKCAPCRIGGRTNYNILNKISKGQGSMEDLETLKTLAQAMRKASLCGLGQTAPNPIMSTMNYFEDEYLAHINDKQCPAGKCKDLLAYTIVEDKCIGCTACARVCPVHCISGEVKAAHVIDQDTCIKCGQCFEKCKFDAILKG from the coding sequence ATGGCATACAAAAACTATATCCTCGTTTGTGCTGGAACCGCTTGTGAATCCAGCAAAGGCATCGCGCTCTACGACGAGCTCGAAAAAGAACTCAAGGCGCAGGGCGTCGAAACCGAAGCCCAGCTCGTAAAGACCGGCTGTTTCGGCTTCTGCGAACAGGGCCCGATCGTCAAGATCCTCCCCGACGAATCGTTCTACGTTAAAGTGGGACCGGACGACGCCAAGAAAATCGTCTCCGAGCACATCGTCAAGGGCCGCCAGGTCGAAGAACTCCTCTACGACAAAGACCAGAAAGGTTCTTCCGACAACATCGACTTCTACCAGAAGCAGCAGCGCATCGTGCTGCGCAACTGCGGCGTCATCAACCCCGAGTACATCGACGAATACATTGCCCGCGACGGCTACGCCGCCCTGGAAAAAGTGGTGTTCGAGATGTCGGCCGACGAAGTGATCGAAGAGCTCAAGGCCGCCGGACTCCGCGGCCGCGGCGGCGCCGGCTTCCCGACCGGCGTCAAATGGGGCTTCACCAAGAACGCCGTGAGCGACCAGAAATACATCGTCTGCAACGCCGACGAAGGCGACCCCGGCGCCTACATGGACCGCTCCACCTGCGAAGGCGACCCCCACTCGGTTCTCGAAGCCATGGCCATTGCCGGCCGCACCGTTGGCGCCAACCAGGGCTTCATCTACATCCGTGCGGAATATCCGCTCGCGATCGAGCGCCTCAACAACGCCATCGACCAGGCCCGCGAATACGGCCTGCTCGGCGACAACATCCTCGGTTCCGACTTCAGCTTCGACATCGAGCTGCGCCTCGGCGCCGGCGCGTTCGTCTGCGGCGAAGAGACCGCCCTGCTCGCCTCGATCGAAGGCAAGCGCGGCATGCCGATCCCGCGTCCTCCCTTCCCCGCCGTCAAAGGCCTGTGGGGCAAGCCGACCGTGATCAACAACGTTGAAACCTGGGCGAACATTCCGATGATCATCCTGAAGGGTTCCGCCTGGTTCAGCAATATCGGCACCGAAACCACCAAGGGCACGAAGGTTTTCGCCCTGACCGGCAAGATCAACAACTCCGGCCTCATCGAGGTGCCGATGGGCACCACGCTGCGCGAAATCATCTACGACATCGGCGGCGGCATCCGCGGCGGCAAGAAGTTCAAGGCCGCCCAGACCGGCGGCCCGTCCGGCGGCGTGATCACCGAGGAATACCTCGACACCCCGATCGACTACGAAAGCCTGCAATCCATCGGCTCTATGATGGGTTCCGGCGGCATGATCGTGATGGACGAAGACGACTGCATGATCGACGTTACCAAGTTCTACCTCGAGTTCACGGTTGACGAATCGTGTGGCAAGTGCGCCCCCTGCCGTATCGGCGGACGCACCAACTACAACATTCTCAACAAGATCTCCAAGGGCCAAGGCTCCATGGAAGACCTCGAAACGCTCAAGACCCTCGCCCAGGCCATGCGCAAGGCATCGCTCTGCGGACTGGGCCAGACGGCGCCGAACCCGATCATGTCGACCATGAACTACTTCGAAGACGAATACCTGGCGCACATCAACGACAAACAGTGCCCGGCCGGCAAGTGCAAAGACCTGCTCGCCTACACCATCGTCGAAGACAAGTGCATCGGCTGCACCGCCTGCGCCCGGGTTTGCCCGGTCCACTGCATCAGCGGTGAAGTGAAAGCCGCGCACGTGATCGACCAGGACACGTGCATCAAGTGCGGACAGTGCTTCGAAAAATGTAAATTTGACGCAATCCTCAAGGGATAA
- a CDS encoding NADH-dependent [FeFe] hydrogenase, group A6, with product MSMIECEINGIPVTVPAGTTILDAAKEVGVEIPKLCYHSDLDAWAACGICVVKVEGSPKMLRACATPVGPGMKVITHDPEVVEVRRTVLELILSTHPNDCLKCGRSGNCELQDLSADFGIREIPFEERVERIEPDTSTPSIVLNPEKCVKCGRCVLVCQDMQGVHALEFIGRGDGTRLAPAADVNLEESPCIKCGQCSAHCPVGAIYESDDTKHVWNEIKEDKKHVVVQIAPAVRVALGEAFGMEPGALVTGKIYTALRRLGFDAVFDTNWAADLTILEEGSEFVKRFTQNGPLPLITSCCPSWTDYMEKFAPDFTENFSTAKSPQEMLGVMSKTYYSEKAGIDAKDITMVSVMPCTSKKYEITRSDEMFASGYQDIDYSITTRELARMIKQAGIDFVNLPDSEVDSILGQYTGAGTIFGVTGGVMEAALRSAYYLITKEDLEKVEFEAVRGMEGVKAAEIDIKGTKVRIAVAHQMGNCQAVIDQVREARDKGEEPPYHFIEVMACRGGCIGGGGQPHGATDEIRAQRTKGIYTDDEKSVLRCSHHNPEITRVYEEFLGEPLGHKAHELLHTTYKKRPIYQR from the coding sequence ATGTCTATGATTGAATGTGAAATCAATGGAATTCCAGTAACCGTCCCGGCAGGAACCACCATCCTGGATGCTGCCAAGGAAGTGGGCGTTGAGATTCCGAAATTGTGCTACCACTCCGACCTCGACGCCTGGGCCGCCTGCGGCATCTGCGTCGTGAAGGTGGAAGGATCCCCGAAAATGCTGCGCGCCTGCGCCACACCCGTCGGCCCCGGCATGAAGGTCATCACCCACGACCCGGAAGTGGTGGAAGTCCGCCGCACGGTTCTGGAGCTGATCCTCTCCACGCACCCGAACGACTGCCTCAAGTGCGGCCGCTCCGGCAACTGCGAGCTGCAGGACCTCTCCGCCGACTTCGGTATCCGCGAGATCCCGTTCGAAGAGCGCGTCGAGCGCATCGAACCCGACACCTCGACCCCGTCGATCGTGCTGAATCCTGAAAAGTGCGTCAAGTGCGGCCGCTGCGTGCTGGTCTGCCAGGACATGCAGGGCGTACACGCCCTCGAATTCATCGGCCGCGGCGACGGCACCCGCCTTGCCCCGGCAGCGGATGTGAACCTCGAAGAAAGCCCCTGCATCAAATGCGGCCAGTGCTCCGCGCACTGCCCCGTCGGCGCGATCTACGAGAGCGACGATACCAAGCATGTATGGAACGAAATCAAGGAAGACAAGAAGCACGTGGTGGTGCAGATCGCCCCGGCGGTCCGCGTTGCCCTCGGCGAAGCGTTCGGTATGGAGCCGGGTGCCCTCGTGACCGGCAAGATCTATACCGCGCTACGCCGCCTCGGTTTCGACGCCGTGTTCGACACCAACTGGGCGGCCGACCTCACGATCCTCGAGGAAGGCTCCGAGTTCGTGAAGCGCTTCACCCAGAATGGCCCGTTGCCGCTGATCACCTCCTGCTGCCCGTCCTGGACGGACTACATGGAAAAGTTTGCGCCGGACTTCACCGAAAACTTTTCAACGGCCAAGTCGCCGCAGGAAATGCTCGGGGTCATGTCGAAGACCTACTATTCGGAAAAGGCCGGCATCGATGCCAAAGACATCACGATGGTATCGGTGATGCCCTGCACCTCGAAGAAGTACGAGATCACCCGTTCCGACGAAATGTTCGCTTCGGGCTACCAGGACATCGACTATTCGATCACCACCCGCGAGCTCGCCCGCATGATCAAGCAGGCTGGCATCGACTTCGTGAACCTGCCGGACTCGGAAGTGGACAGCATTCTCGGCCAGTACACCGGTGCGGGCACCATCTTCGGCGTGACCGGCGGCGTGATGGAAGCGGCGTTGCGTTCGGCCTACTACCTCATCACCAAGGAAGACCTTGAAAAGGTTGAGTTCGAAGCCGTCCGCGGTATGGAAGGTGTGAAGGCAGCCGAGATCGACATCAAGGGAACGAAAGTGCGCATTGCGGTCGCCCACCAGATGGGTAACTGCCAGGCGGTCATCGACCAGGTTCGTGAAGCGCGCGACAAGGGCGAAGAGCCTCCCTACCACTTCATCGAAGTGATGGCTTGCCGCGGCGGTTGCATCGGTGGTGGCGGACAGCCCCATGGCGCGACGGACGAAATCCGCGCCCAGCGCACCAAGGGAATCTACACGGACGACGAAAAATCCGTGCTGCGCTGCTCGCACCACAACCCGGAAATCACCCGAGTGTACGAAGAGTTCCTCGGCGAACCCCTGGGCCACAAGGCGCACGAGCTACTGCACACCACCTACAAAAAGCGCCCGATCTACCAGCGCTAA